Part of the Candidatus Saccharibacteria bacterium genome, CTTTAACATCATGCTAGGATTAATTAGTAGAAAGGTTAAAATAGTTTAGGAGGGGGTGATGGTTTATAGTGATAAGGATATTATTAGGGCTTATCAGGAAGGTAAGATTGTCATTGATCCTTTTGTCTCTGAAAATGTCAAAGGCTCTAGTTTGGATTTGACTCTTGGTCAATGGTTTTATACAACAGAAGCTGATAAGGGATATAATTACTACAATCCGTACAGCAAGGGTGCTGTGGAACGATTTTTTGGTCAGGTTAAAAAAGCAATGCCTCATCAGGAATGGTGCAAGAAACACGGACTTGAGCTTTTTGAAGGAATTGCTCCAAATAACCCAATCATTGTCTTGGCACCAGGGGAAAGAATTCTAGCTCATACCAATGAGTTTGTTGGTATTAAGCCTCCAGGTACTACAAAAATGCTTGCTA contains:
- a CDS encoding deoxycytidine triphosphate deaminase, encoding MMVYSDKDIIRAYQEGKIVIDPFVSENVKGSSLDLTLGQWFYTTEADKGYNYYNPYSKGAVERFFGQVKKAMPHQEWCKKHGLELFEGIAPNNPIIVLAPGERILAHTNEFVGIKPPGTTKMLARSSWGRNGISVCYDAGWGDPGYINRWTMEIYNNNQDHSVPLRVGERVAQMVFHQTGDVAQSYEKTGKYQAYEDLDQLKRNWCPEMMLPQSYKDHLPWID